A region of Salvia splendens isolate huo1 chromosome 17, SspV2, whole genome shotgun sequence DNA encodes the following proteins:
- the LOC121774606 gene encoding protein SDA1 homolog, which yields MAALPANEISASGRTSVKLNLTSLQSIMKVDPEGYRSELSLVYDQFKSSLDLFQQQAALNYTSISGISADTTVAKDLGDRAMFLAHVTPFYPKELAQFPTELVQLLESSAKSLLSGLRVQVTKALILLVNRKIIDIAETLEVFMELQTLGDKAIQKLAFSHVIQSIRHMNQKHKNDPKNKALQNILFGMLQREEEAIAKRALITLCDLHRRKVWCDDRTANAICTACFHPSTRIMISALSFLLDFEKIEDDDSDDSDSEDDQATPQPQVVLNKEAMYKANHKGTKASKKKKKAKLERVARSMKKQQRLSSEKSNTNHASPLNHLIDAQGFSEKLFSRLQSSTQERFEVKMMMLKVIARTVGLHHLILLNFYSYLQKYVQPHQRDVTTLLAAAVQACHEMVPPDAVEPLFKQIVNQFVHDRSRPEAITVGLNVVREICLRMPLLMTEELLQDLVLYRKSHEKAVSASARSLLTLFREVCPSLLVKKDRGRPTELKAKPKAFGEVHVESNIPGVELLEEEDQGNSDEDIDGDDSPDEDIDGDDSQGDDSVDLVEEDGIGESDGGGSIGSDDELDDGSDDSGENDEVSGGDDIDYSVDGASEIGDEESEDDDLLEINNSIGKDADVDSNKLKQKKRKFSDFEGQLNAANNSLRALKKLAGTTENVASSSNYGILSNEDFQRIRELKAKKDARTALTQHGFKLPTSDQLSLKRVDAATLEANIKRKLTKEQKLALIREGREDRGKYQARSSLKKKKTGGLSNREKEHKKIMPDAARKARISRSRQQKKTKQKHSDKQFRGRKAWK from the exons ATGGCGGCGCTACCGGCCAATGAGATATCTGCGTCGGGACGGACCTCGGTAAAGCTGAACCTTACATCCCTGCAATCCATAATGAAAGTCGATCCCGAAGGATATAGGTCGGAGCTTTCGCTTGTTTACGATCAATTTAAATCGTCCCTCGACCTATTTCAGCAGCAAGCCGCCTTGAATTACACCTCTATTAGTGGAATCTCCGCCGATACCACCGTGGCCAAGGACTTAGGCGACAGGGCAATGTTTTTGGCCCATGTTACGCCGTTTTACCCCAAGGAATTGGCCCAATTCCCGACTGAATTGGTCCAATTGCTGGAATCCTCGGCCAAGAGCCTTCTCTCCGGTCTGCGGGTGCAAGTGACGAAAGCATTGATACTTTTGGTCAATCGAAAG ATCATAGATATTGCTGAGACACTAGAAGTATTCATGGAGCTCCAGACACTGGGGGACAAAGCGATACAAAAACTGGCATTTTCCCACGTTATTCAAAGCATTAGGCACATGAATCAGAAACATAAGAACGATCCGAAGAATAAGGCACTCCAGAACATTTTGTTCGGAATGCTGCAG CGAGAGGAAGAAGCAATAGCTAAGCGAGCGCTAATTACCCTGTGTGATCTCCATCGGAGGAAAGTTTGGTGTGATGATAGGACAGCAAATGCTATATGTACGGCATGTTTTCATCCGTCGACAAG GATCATGATTTCTGCCTTGTCGTTTCTTCTTGATTTTGAGAAGATTGAAGATGATGATAGTGATGATTCTGACAGCGAAGATGACCAAGCAACCCCACAGCCTCAAGTAGTACTGAATAAAGAAGCTATGTACAAG GCAAACCATAAAGGCACAAAAGCAagcaaaaagaagaagaaggcaaaACTGGAGCGTGTTGCACGAAGTATGAAGAAGCAGCAGCGTTTATCATCCGAGAAAAGTAACACAAACCACGCCTCACCACTAAACCATTTGATAGATGCACAG GGTTTTTCCGAGAAGCTATTTTCTCGACTGCAGTCTAGCACCCAAGAAAGGTTTGAG GTTAAAATGATGATGCTTAAAGTAATTGCACGAACTGTTGGCCTTCACCACCTGATCTTGTTGAACTTCTATTCGTATCTTCAAAAATACGTCCAG CCACATCAACGAGATGTTACAACTCTACTTGCAGCAGCTGTTCAAGCCTGCCACGAAATG GTACCACCAGATGCAGTTGAACCATTGTTTAAGCAAATAGTAAACCAATTTGTACATGATCGATCACGACCTGAG GCCATCACTGTCGGGTTGAATGTAGTTCGCGAAATATGTCTTCGCATGCCTTTG TTGATGACTGAAGAACTGCTCCAAGACCTTGTCTTATATAGGAAGTCTCATGAGAAAGCAGTTTCTGCTTCTGCTCGATCACTTCTTACACTATTTAGAGAG GTTTGCCCATCATTGTTAGTCAAGAAGGATAGAGGGAGGCCCACTGAACTTAAAGCTAAACCTAAGGCATTTGGTGAAGTGCATGTTGAGAGCAATATCCCAGGTGTTGAGCTAttggaagaagaagatcaaGGGAATAGTGATGAGGACATTGATGGGGATGATAGTCCTGATGAGGACATTGATGGGGATGATAGTCAAGGAGATGATTCTGTTGATCTTGTTGAAGAGGATGGAATAGGAGAAAGTGATGGCGGGGGCTCCATTGGCTCGGATGATGAATTGGATGATGGCAGTGATGATAGTGGCGAAAATGATGAAGTCTCTGGTGGAGATGATATTGATTACAGTGTTGACGGTGCTAGTGAAATCGGTGATGAAGAGAGTGAAGATGATGATTTACTGGAAATCAATAATAGTATTGGGAAGGATGCTGATGTTGATAGCAATAAACTGAAACAGAAGAAACGGAAGTTCTCTGATTTTGAGGGCCAGTTGAATGCTGCCAATAATAGTCTTCGTGCTTTAAAGAAATTAGCAGGAACTACTGAGAACGTCGCTTCATCCTCAAATTATGGAATTCTTTCTAACGAGGACTTCCAAAGAATCAGAGAGCTGAAG GCTAAGAAGGATGCAAGGACTGCTTTGACACAACATGGATTCAAGCTTCCTACCTCAGACCAACTTAGCCTCAAGAGAGTAGATGCTGCAACACTCGAG GCAAACATAAAGAGGAAGTTAACAAAGGAACAAAAATTGGCATTGATCAGAGAAGGAAGGGAAGACAGAGGGAAATATCAAGCCCGCAGCTCTCTAAAGAAGAAAAAG ACTGGTGGTTTAAGCAATCGGGAAAAGGAGCACAAAAAGATCATGCCTGATGCCGCAAGAAAAGCCAGGATATCAAGATCTCGCCAACAGAAGaagacaaaacaaaaacattcgGATAAACAATTCCGTGGAAGGAAAGCATGGAAATGA